CTCTTTGCTAAGACATTCCTTCGTCTCTCATCATGCTGTTTGGGGTGTACAGAAGGGTCTCTATCTTTGCTGGCTGCCACATTCCCACCCAACCTCTGCAGACCAAGGCTATTTCGAATATTTTGAGCTTGCAAAAATGGAACTGAGGAACTTGGTCTGGTGGGACatgtccctacccatggcagggaattaggtgatctttaaggtcccttccaacccaaaccattcagtgAGTCTGGGATTTGAAATATACCTCCAAGGGAGCAAGGGACTGTTGATCACTCTAAGATATTATGACACCAACCACTTCATCATCTTTTCCTGGCTGTATTTCTTCTACCCGTATGGTTTTCTGCCTGCGTTCCTGGAAAGCTACATTCTCAGCTGTATTTATTTGGTAACGCTTTGTGTTCAACCTAGAGTTTTCTGTGATGGCTGTTTTACTGACAGAGCCAAGAGTTTCAGGATAGATTGCATTAAACAGTCAaaagtatgagaaaaaaaatatgaaaataataaatcctcTTTTAATTATAGCTGTTTCCCTGAAAATAAGTGCGACCAGAGCTGATTATGGTCTTGTTTAGTACCTAAATCTATCTATTTCCTCTAGAGTGGCAATTCttgaaaaaatagcattttctttttgttgctgttgtgtaccttaaaaatagtaattgggagctgtttaaaaatatatactcaAACCTCAGTATTTGACATAAGATAAACCAGTGACAACCCCACGTTCTGCATTCCTTCTTATTTGCACCCACGAGTGCAGCAAACTCTTGGCCTCTGTTCTGCAGCACGGCGGCGTTTcagtgagctgcagctccctggtTCTCCACCTTTGCGGTGGAAGAGAGACGCACGTTGTCCCTCCCGCTCCACATCATCGAGACAGGATTTTCAGCGGAGGTGTCGGTGCTGAAGAAGTGCAgccgccagccccagcagcactgcagctgtttGATTTCGCGGCGGAAAGTTTTGCTGAAGATGTAGTAGATGAAAGGGTTGTAGGCGGTTGAAGATTTGGCAAACAGGCACGGCAGCAGGGTGACGATGGGCTGCAGGGAATCGCTGGAGTTAAAGATGGACCAGAAGCTGGCTGCTGCGTATGGTGTCCATGAGCTCAGGAACCCAACCGAGATGAGCACGGCCATCTGCAAGGGAAACATGGCTTCAGCCCTTGGCTCGTACAAACCAGGCATGTGGTGGGTGGAAGAAACCATGCCTGCCCCAGATGAAATACCTGAAACGGCTGTGACATGAGCCTAGGTGACATGGGGCAGTGTGTATATTCCTTTATTCCCACCTGGCAGATACACGCTGTGGGATTTCTGCCTGGCAGGGAGTTGTTCTCACTTCCTGACTCTACCAGCAGTGTGTCGTGGGGGAAGGAGCCCGAGCAGAAAGCACAGCCTATCGACTCACTGGCCTCTGGAGTCAATTTTGCTCTTCCATGGGAAATGAGCAACCAAAGTGcttgttgaaaaataatatattaaatcaaacaaacaaaaaatctgtttccGTAGGAAATTTCTATGCAGCCCTCACTCTGAATAACCTTTCAGTCAATTAAAAATAGCTAGAAAGACAGGACAAGGCCTCCACCCCAACTGCAGCATGCATGGATCCAACAGCTATTCCAGCAGGACTGGAAATCTGTGTGTCCAAAAAAATCATGGGTCTAACTGTCTAAAGAATCAAGCCACTGAACTGATGGTGCATGGGCAAGACTGGAGCCACATCTCCATCTTTTTCGCTAACACCAGACAAGTGTAATGAAGGGTTATGAGCAGACCAGGTGTGAGCAGAGCCTCTGCAGGTTCCTGATTACTGCAGACTCTTCTCATCACTGGGATAACTCACCAGTGTCAGCTTCTTCTCCAGTTTTGCTGCGTTGGGGATCCTGTCGATGTTCTGGATCTCTTGGTATGCCTTATGAACCTTCCAGGCGATTCCCAAGTAGCAGGCGACGATGGTCAGTGCAGGCAGGACTGTGCACAGGAGGAACATGCTCAGGATGAAGGAGAAGCCGTTGGAGGAGTTGTGGAATTTGCTCCAGGCTATTGTACAGGAGATGCCAAATGGCTCAGGGCCGTAGTAGCCCCAGCCTACCAAGGGCAGAATGGCCCAGAGCAAGGAGTAGAGCCAGATGAAAGCGATCAGGATGCGGACAGTGTTCTTGGTGATTTTGTTACctgcaagaaaaaggaagaataagtCTATACGGTTCTCACCTCAGCCATGTTGGTTTTGCCATGAGGTTTCCAGCAGAAGGATGCTTACTATAGatctgcctgggctgctgctaCAATTCCCTGGTGGGTTTTCTTAAGAAATCAAACAGGCATAGTCCATGTTTTGGGTGAGACACGAGTGCAGCCCTCAGAGCTGATTTAAAGTTTGCTAAGTCAGGCAGCTTTACAAGATCAAGCTGACCCAAAATGTACCATGATCCCAAACCAGGAATGCCAGAACACTCCTTCCTCTCAACTTTCAGTACCCCTGCTTGCAGACAAATAGGCAGATAAGACAGCCTGGTCCAGTAAAACACTTGGGATCTCCACCTTTAGGTCGTTGCATTTGGTATTACTGAGAGGTGAAAAGCCTCACTGTTTAACAGGGAATTCAATCAGATCCTTCTAGGGACATTAGAGGTTTGAAACTGAAGTAAAAGTTGAGACTTATTCCTACAGATATTGGACTGATGCTGCACACCATATTCAGCAAAGTGCCCCCTGAACACTGCATCCCACACGCCTCACAAGCAGGTTACCAGAGACGTGGTTACTCACTGTTCGTTTTGGAGGAATTGGTAACAAGGAAGCGAATCACGGCCATGGCACACAGCGTCATCATGCTGCAGACGCCGAAAAGGAAGCCCATCAGGGCGTAATACATGCAGGACGCATCCCCTCCCAGCCAGGCGTGGTTCCAGGCGGATGCAATGGCCAGCGGGTACATGCTGATCGCCATCCCCACATCTGCCACTGCCAGGTTGACCGtcagcagctctggggactTCAGGAGGGAGGAGCGCTTTGCTGCTGTAGCGAGGACGGCTGAGTTTCCCAGGATGGTCAGGATGGCTGAAAGGGCAAAATGAGCACACAATATCACACAGTTAGCACACCCATGAAATGCCTGGCTGTACGAAAGACATGAACAATGCAAGTTAGCCTGGGACTGTGTCTTCCAAGCCAACACTGCGTTGTGCTGATGCTTTGAAAACACGCTGGTGTCTATCTGCTATGCCCTGCTATGAAACTTCAGCTCTTGAGCTGAAGCAATCTCATTCTCTGAGATCAGCCCAGCAAAGTCAGCTGGAGGAGGTGAGGATGTACTCAGCTtggcatcctcagcacagcatCCTCTGTGATGCTTCAGCTACcctcaggctgcagctcctgcctccctggCAGGCTGGCACTTCCCAGCCaggctgtgtttctgctgcGGAGCTGCTACAGCAGAGAGGGCTTCAGATTTACTTACTTCTCCTTCCTAAGGAAGCACTCCAGCCAGTGGGACTCTCACTGGTCCCCTCCTCCCGTCCGGTCCCCTCCACTTTCCCAAACTTTCCCTCTTTGCAGCCCATCTCCCACAGGAGTCCCAGCACCATCCTGCTGGGGGCTCTGAGCCACCTCACTAATCCATACGTGCTGGCCAAGCAGCCGAGCATCCCTACAAGC
The nucleotide sequence above comes from Aythya fuligula isolate bAytFul2 chromosome 3, bAytFul2.pri, whole genome shotgun sequence. Encoded proteins:
- the LOC116487206 gene encoding opsin-5-like, with translation MEEHYISKLHPVVDYGAGVFLLLIAILTILGNSAVLATAAKRSSLLKSPELLTVNLAVADVGMAISMYPLAIASAWNHAWLGGDASCMYYALMGFLFGVCSMMTLCAMAVIRFLVTNSSKTNSNKITKNTVRILIAFIWLYSLLWAILPLVGWGYYGPEPFGISCTIAWSKFHNSSNGFSFILSMFLLCTVLPALTIVACYLGIAWKVHKAYQEIQNIDRIPNAAKLEKKLTLMAVLISVGFLSSWTPYAAASFWSIFNSSDSLQPIVTLLPCLFAKSSTAYNPFIYYIFSKTFRREIKQLQCCWGWRLHFFSTDTSAENPVSMMWSGRDNVRLSSTAKVENQGAAAH